The Pseudofrankia inefficax genome window below encodes:
- a CDS encoding glycosyltransferase: protein MGGVALNPAERGPDAASVVPPTGDPAGPAPTETPQAPTVPRPSVPGAPVAVPPAGAPAQAPTGPADSGVAPHLDLALFGVAIAARGRPGRTGAEEAAWTVLHLGAAEDEHGRASVVDLLAALRHSGQPARLRLVGALPQAQRGRLLERATAAGVVGALDLVGARAPHEIARLLVEAALLVVPAPPAGQRHGGGGAGSTPDDGGLVAVVLAGCAAGTPVLAPDLPETRRLAAELPEVTLVAPRAPVEAWARAAVRPLPVPPTPDDRWTALRRLRRSSFCRDRPALGDESAAGPARG from the coding sequence CGCCGAGCGCGGGCCGGACGCCGCCTCCGTCGTCCCGCCCACCGGGGACCCGGCAGGACCGGCACCCACCGAGACGCCTCAGGCCCCCACCGTCCCGCGGCCGTCGGTGCCGGGGGCTCCCGTCGCCGTGCCGCCCGCCGGGGCGCCCGCGCAGGCGCCCACCGGGCCGGCGGACTCCGGGGTCGCGCCGCACCTTGACCTCGCCCTGTTCGGCGTCGCGATCGCCGCGCGTGGTCGCCCCGGCCGGACGGGTGCCGAGGAAGCCGCCTGGACGGTGCTGCACCTGGGTGCGGCCGAGGACGAGCACGGCCGGGCCAGCGTGGTCGACCTCCTCGCCGCCCTGCGTCACTCCGGCCAGCCGGCGCGGCTGCGTCTCGTCGGCGCGCTGCCACAGGCGCAGCGCGGCCGGCTGCTGGAGCGGGCCACCGCGGCGGGCGTGGTCGGGGCCCTCGACCTGGTCGGTGCTCGCGCGCCGCACGAGATCGCCCGGCTGCTCGTCGAGGCGGCCCTGCTCGTCGTTCCTGCCCCGCCCGCCGGGCAACGCCATGGTGGCGGGGGAGCGGGCTCGACGCCGGACGACGGGGGTCTCGTCGCCGTCGTGCTGGCCGGCTGCGCCGCCGGGACGCCCGTGCTCGCGCCGGATCTGCCCGAGACCCGCCGGCTGGCCGCCGAGCTGCCCGAGGTGACGCTGGTGGCGCCGCGGGCCCCTGTCGAGGCCTGGGCGCGGGCGGCCGTCAGGCCGCTGCCCGTCCCGCCGACCCCGGACGACCGCTGGACCGCGCTCCGGCGCCTGCGCCGGTCGTCCTTCTGCCGGGACCGCCCCGCGCTGGGCGACGAGTCCGCCGCGGGCCCGGCGCGAGGGTGA